The Hyla sarda isolate aHylSar1 chromosome 2, aHylSar1.hap1, whole genome shotgun sequence genome includes the window CTCTCTAGAATGGGGCCCTAtctctccctgtgcatggagAGGCATGCGACACacactccatgcattctctatgggtgtGCCGGAGATACACCAGTACAGCTGAGACCCTCCgagattagacacttatcccctatcctacagaTAGTGGATACGTTTTAAAGAGctgaaatatccctttaagaccAATGCATGAAACTCAAGATTTAATGAGATCTCCCCATAGTGGTTTGCCTACAGATTTTCCTCAGtttttttaagttaaaggggtactccggccccaagacatcttatcttctgattgcgggggtcccgccactggggacccccacaatctagcatgcagtacccacctgtaagcactgcaggaagcgctggaggctctcagtgttttCTGCCGAccaaggggacggagtatcgtgacgtcacgactctgcccccatggTCGGGAGACATAACATTggatcctccagcgcttcctgcaatgCTTACAGgttggtgctgcatgctagattgtgggggtccccagtggcgggacccccacgatcagacatcttatcccctatcctttggataggggataagatgtcttgggctcggagtacccctttaattaaatagattttttattttcctattgtATAGTTTCCGGAATAAGAAAAATGGCTCAACTGATGCTTATGGAAATAGATTAAATATTACATCTGGAAAGGGAAATTAATTACCTAAGTGGTAAAGAGTAAATAGCGAGTATAATCAATACCCTCTGTTCATCTGGGTCGTTTGCTGTAAAATATTATATTTGGACTACAAGGAAGCACTTTGGATTACATAGAGTCACTTTCAGTCATTTTCTATAATAAGTAAACAAGAATGAGTTACAAATTGAAAAGAATTATCATAGGAATAGATTCTGAGTTATATTTAGATGTGGTATAGAGAAGGACTGCACTAATTTTCATGGTATTTATCTGCGCTCCtcaagggggttatccaggataaacaAAATACATATTTTTCCAGAAACGCTCGTGTCTATGGGTGGTGCCAAGTATTGCTGTTCAGCCCAATCTAAGTACCATAAGGATGCAGAGTTTTGTGAAGGCACtggaaacatgaaaaaaaaatatagaggaTGGTCAcctagttttattttttatttatttttttacaccctaaagggttactccactggtcagcgtgTGGAGCATTTCGTTCCGCATGCTGTGTGTGAGGGGAcgtccatgccccctcatgatgtcacatcatgccccctcaatgtaagtctatgggagaggtgtgtcagtatcacaccccctcccttagacttgcattaagggggcgtggggtgatgtcacatttattaactttttttttaacaccatttttttgtcccaataggggacaattacATGCaaacttctgattgcatacactgatcaatgctaggccatagcattgatcagtgttatctgtgctcgattggaGCACCGCAAAAAagatcggatggcgaggaggcaggtgagggccctcccaccatcctttcagctgatcgggacagtgCGGTTTCACCACGGTGATAcccatcagcccgactgagctgccaggaatgctcttatttcatttttttatttattttagaagtCAAAGTTTATCgccacatctgaggggttaatgccgggcatcactggGATCGGTGTTGTCTGGCAGTAAACACGGTTCCCTGCCAttgatagccaccaggaccaacCCGCAATGACGCGGGGTCAGCTCGTGACCACGTCATAGCAGAGGagtggacgcagggcgtacaggtacaccctgtgtcctcaaAAGGTTAAACTCCATAGGACACACACAAAGATCTGACACAAAACAATATTTGTTTAATAGCTGAACATTCTGGCTTCATGAAACTACATAAGGGTAATTCTGGCAACATTGTTAAAATTCTAATTAGTGTGAAGTTAAAAGGGAAAGGGCATAGAGACCAAACTTAGCTGTGGGACAtgaatccacagtgctctctgctgacacctctgtccatgtcaggaacagtccagagcaggataggtttgctatggggatttgctcctgctctggaccgttcctgacacggacagagttgtcagcagagagcaatgtagacagatagaaaagaaattaaaaaagaaaataactttctctgtagtatatagcatctgataagtactggaaggataaagattttttaatagaagtaatttacaaatctgtataacatgctggcaccagctgatttaaaataatttttttccatcgcagtacccctttaaccacttaaggacccagggcgtacctgtatgccctgagtctgctccctttctataacgcggggccacggcgtggctaatagcactgatcgcggtgccacgcgctattaacactttagacacggcgttcaaagttgatcacaatgtgtaaagtgaaactaaactgctacCGGTTAGCTCAAGGGGCTGTTCGAGATCGccacggcgaaattgcggcatcactgaacagctgtaggacacgaggagggtccccttacctgcctcctggtgtctgattgccgaatgactgctcaggcctgagatccaggcatgagcaaaaaatgagcctccattctgccccatatgcggaaaaatgaaaaagttataggggtcagaagatgaccattttatgtataaatttttctgtatgtagttaagatttttttcagaagtacaaaaaaatcaaacctacataagtagggtatcattttaatcatatggacctaaagaaaaatgataaggtgttatttttacaaaaaaatgtactatgtagaaacgcaagcccccaaaatttacaaaattgtgttttttcttcaattttgtcacacaatgattttttttctgttttgccgtagatgtttgggtaaaatgactgttgtcatcacaaagtagaattggtggcgcaaaaaatatgccatcaTACGGATTTTTACATGcacaattgaaagaattatgattttttaaatgtaaggaggaaaaagcgcaaagtgcaaaaatggaaaaaccctgggtccttaaggggttaacatggaGTGTGGCAATAGATGATCGTTGTTTCCAATCAGCTCTGTAGGAAATCTGGTGCTAGTGTAAGCCAAATCGGAAGGTTATACAAGGTTTTAAAAGCAAAACATATAGGtagattaataaaaatatcaaaGTAACAGAATAAAAATACTACCTCTGGTACTTGTGTTCTTCCCTTGCTGACTGAGACAGGttgagttttattttatttgttttccttccacaaacatttttttaatgaactttTAATTATAAACATAAGGAAAGGGGGTGAAAGTGGTTGTGTGTAGCCCCCACAGGACGGCCATGAAACCGATGGACACAGTAGGTACTGTTACCATGTGATGTGTGGGGGCCAAGATACAGTTATATTGTGTAACTAAAGAAGGGCTGTCAATCAGCTGACCCAAAGATCTGGTGTAATAATATGTATGTTAGAaaagcatataaatatatataaaattgtactgACATATTCTTGGTTTCTTTTAAAAgagctatataaaaaaaactaaggaAAAAAGTCCATAATTCTTTTCTACATATTTTCTTTTGTATTGGACTTTacacagaaaacaataaaatataatgtggACACCtacaaatgtacaaatatatccAAGTACAACCCCATCTGAaatgtattttttgtttgtttttttaaccactGAGCAGTCACAGAAATGTTAATACATATAAGGTACAGACCTGCAGGTTTATTTAAATGTAACTGTCAgaataaaaacctttttatatgttgtacatctgacaaaacattaacctttgtagTAAAAGAAGAGAATTGGCAGAATTACAGATacataaggttatattcagatgaaTTCTTGTTGAAAGAGATTTTGGAAAACCCTGTTGAAATGTGGATTCAGCCATTACTAGTTTTACTTGACTGTGGAAACACTAAATATCAGCAAATGTGATGCCAGGATTGTCTGCATAAAGATCTACAACACTGAGGACCAATCAGTATGCAGCATGATGGTGTTTCCGAGATAAACCAAAGAATGACATCACAGATGTGACATCATCGAGTTCCGAGCCTATAGAAAAACCTGCCTGACAATCTGATTACACAGAGAGAGTTGGACAGAGACAGCGGCTTTTGCTTAGCGAATCTTTCCTTTATCTCAGCgattttttgttgtttctttgTGCCATGGAGATCCAGGGATTAGGGTTCTTGCCTCTCCTTTGGGTCACATGGAACCTTTTGGGCCTCATCACTGTTGTCACCTTGACCATCGCCCTAGGACATAACAGACAGCCGTTTATCAGTGACACGGCTGTAGGACATCCTGAGTGGATAATATATAAGGTTGTGTTCTTTGGTGCACCCATCATAGGAGTTGCCGTCGCCTACCTGCAGTACCGATTTATGTTCCTGCGCTCTGAACCATCTGCAAAGCATTTTAGGATTTACCAGAAGATCTTGTTTACCTTAGGATGCATCGTGTGCATAGGAACAGCCCTGAATGGCGTATTTACTATGGGGAACAATCCTACAATACACAGGATCAGCTCAggtatggcatttttttgtggAGCCATATATAATATGTGCCAAGCTGGATTCCTTTACAAAAGGTCCTACAGCAGCCGGATTCTTTGCCATATAAGGCTGGCCTCCACCTTAGTGACTTCTGTGGTACTGCTGCTCTTCAGTGCTGGTCAGGTCTCCTTCTATATGGAGCTGTGCACCGGACACTGCGAGGCGATTATCTATGTCCCCGTCTTGGTGGCTGAATACCTGGGATTTTGCGGCGTCACGTTATACCAAGTGACCAGCTACACAGATTTTCAGCATCTGTCATTGAAGATTTCCAGAAATGACATTAACGTCAGCCTGAGGACCAAGATACCGGACCCGGAACAGAACCCTCCTGTGGAATAGTGAAGACTGAGGCCTATGACTACAGCCGGGGAGCCGAGAACGGACATTTATCCTGTGTATTAttcttaataaatatatatatttatatatataaaaaaaacatgtctcaTCCTTCTCTTAACACCTGCCATTGGGGAAGAGTCAGAAAGCACATCACAGGGTTCAGCACTGGCATAATGTGGTCTGCTTAGCATGACACCATCATGGGTTGAAATGTAAattaggtttaaccccttaaggacctagggcgtatggatacgccctgggtttcTGGTACTTCAGGACCCagggcttatccatacgcccgtgggaatttcagtccctgccgtgcgccgggcggggaccggatcggggtgcctaatgatatcgatcagcaggcaccccgcgcaaatgctcaGAGGGGTCATCataccccccatgttggcgatcggcgcaaatcgcaagtgaattcacactttttgcaccgattccaggtcatacgggtctatggtgacccggcgacccagaatataagggggatcgtggttgtctaagacacccactatccccctgaagggataggagtgaggtggcagaagtgccaccccttctatccctgctcttggtggtctagacgcagatcgggggcgggggggggggttgactttcgttgcccccgttctgcccatccacaataggcagggcagaacggggaaccgacaaAGGAACGggggcagaagatccacttacccatccggaggctgcgggcgatggtgatcggcgggcagcgatgtcgtgcggcagaagaggacgtctccctggatcctacggaaatcggtaagttgcctagcaacatctggagggctatagtctgagaccactattcagtggtctctagactttacccctacagatgttgcaaaactacaactcccagcatgcccagacagctgtttgggcatgctggaatatgtagttttgcaacagctggagggctacagtttgagaccactatacagtggtctctaaactgtatccctccagatcttgcaaaactacaactcctagcatgcccaaacagctgtttgctgtctgggcatgctgggatttgtagttttgcaacatctggaggtccacggtttggagatcactgtgcagtggtctataaactgtagccctccagatattgcaaaactgcaaatcccagcatgcccaaacagcaaacagcagaGTTGTTGTTGcatacctccatctgttgcataactacatctcccagcatgcccttcggtgatcactacatgctaggagttgtagttttgcaacagctggaggcacactggttggaaaatactgagttaggtatcagaacctaactgaaggttttccaaccagtgtgcctccagctgttgcaaaagtacaactcccagcatgcaaggtcagtcagtgcatgctgggagttgtagttttgaaacagctggaggtttgccccccccccccccccatgtgaatgtacagggtgcattcacacaggcaggtttaaagtaagtttcctgcttcaagtttgggctgcggcaaatatttctccgcagtgcaaactcctagcggtaagctcgcTGTAAACCTGTcagtgcgaacataccctaaaaacactacactacactcccttacactgttacccacaataaaaaaagaaaaacattttgtacagcagtgtttccaaaacagagcctctagctgtggcaaaacaacaactcccagcatttctggacagccactgactgtccaggcatgctgggagtttagcaacagctggagtcaccctgtttgggaatcactggcgtacaatacccctatgtccacccctatgcaatccctaatttagtcctcaaatgcgcatggcgctctcattcacttcggagccctgtcgtatttcaaggaaacagtttagggccacatatgtggtatttccgtacttgggagaaattgcattaaaaattttgtggggctttttctccttttaccccttatgaaaaggaaaagttgggtgctacaccagcctgttagtgtaaaaaaaattaaatgtttacactaacatgctggtgttgccccatactttttattttcacaagcagtaaaaggaaaaaaagacccccaaaatttgtaacgcaatttctcctgagtaaaatGCGTAAAATGCTAtgctggcgcacaacaaggttcaggagtgagagcgtgccatgtacatttgaggcctaaattggtgatttgcacagggtggctgattttacagcggttctgacataaatgcaaaaaaagaaatactcacatgtgaccccattttggaaactatacccctcacggaaggtgataaggggtatagtgagccttaacatcccacaggtgtttgacaaattttcattaaagttggatggaaaaatgaaaaaaaaagatttttttcactaaaatgctggtgttaccctaaatttttcattttcacaaggggaaataggaaaaaagccccccaaaatgtttaaccccatt containing:
- the LOC130357361 gene encoding DNA damage-regulated autophagy modulator protein 1-like, which produces MEIQGLGFLPLLWVTWNLLGLITVVTLTIALGHNRQPFISDTAVGHPEWIIYKVVFFGAPIIGVAVAYLQYRFMFLRSEPSAKHFRIYQKILFTLGCIVCIGTALNGVFTMGNNPTIHRISSGMAFFCGAIYNMCQAGFLYKRSYSSRILCHIRLASTLVTSVVLLLFSAGQVSFYMELCTGHCEAIIYVPVLVAEYLGFCGVTLYQVTSYTDFQHLSLKISRNDINVSLRTKIPDPEQNPPVE